In the Sarcophilus harrisii chromosome 1, mSarHar1.11, whole genome shotgun sequence genome, one interval contains:
- the DIRAS2 gene encoding GTP-binding protein Di-Ras2: MPEQSNDYRVVVFGAGGVGKSSLVLRFVKGTFRESYVPTVEDTYRQVISCDKSICTLQITDTTGSHQFPAMQRLSISKGHAFILVYSITSQQSLEELKPIYEQICQIKGDVENIPIMLVGNKNDESPNREVRSSEGEALAKKWKCAFMETSAKMNHNVKELFQELLNLEKRRTVSLQIDGKKSKQQKRKEKLKGKCVVM, from the coding sequence ATGCCTGAACAAAGCAATGATTACAGAGTGGTGGTATTTGGAGCAGGAGGTGTTGGCAAGAGTTCCTTAGTTTTGAGGTTTGTGAAGGGCACTTTCCGAGAGAGCTATGTTCCCACAGTTGAAGATACCTATCGCCAAGTGATTAGTTGTGATAAGAGTATCTGTACTTTGCAGATCACTGACACAACAGGCAGCCATCAGTTCCCAGCAATGCAGCGCCTCTCTATTTCTAAAGGCCATGCCTTTATCTTGGTTTATTCTATCACAAGTCAACAGTCCTTGGAAGAACTCAAGCCCATCTATGAACAAATTTGTCAGATCAAAGGAGATGTGGAAAACATTCCAATCATGTTAGTGGGAAACAAGAATGATGAGAGTCCAAACCGAGAAGTTCGGAGCAGTGAAGGTGAAGctttggcaaagaaatggaagtgTGCCTTCATGGAGACTTCAGCCAAGATGAATCATAATGTCAAAGAACTTTTTCAAGAGCTACTAAACCTGGAGAAACGCAGGACTGTGAGTCTCCAGATtgatgggaaaaaaagcaagcaacagaaaaggaaagagaagctgaAGGGTAAATGTGTGGTCATGTGA